A window from Streptomyces subrutilus encodes these proteins:
- a CDS encoding MarR family winged helix-turn-helix transcriptional regulator, protein MRTPSETDTTDGVLAEQLLRLTRRLHRIQKRYMEPLGITPAQGRLLRLVSSYEGAQPPRMADLAARLEVVPRAVTTLVDGLEAAACVRRAPDPDNRRVIRIELTDTGRATLRRLRNARTDAAEEILAPLTAAQREMLGGLLNTLADVPPDRNC, encoded by the coding sequence ATGAGGACACCTTCCGAGACCGACACCACAGACGGCGTTCTCGCCGAGCAGCTGCTGCGCCTGACCCGACGGCTCCACCGCATCCAGAAGCGGTACATGGAGCCCCTCGGGATCACCCCGGCCCAGGGCCGTCTGCTGCGCCTGGTCTCGTCCTACGAGGGTGCCCAGCCGCCCCGGATGGCGGACCTCGCCGCCCGTCTGGAGGTCGTCCCCCGCGCCGTCACCACCCTCGTGGACGGCCTGGAGGCCGCCGCCTGCGTGCGCCGCGCGCCGGACCCCGACAACCGTCGGGTGATAAGGATCGAGCTCACGGACACCGGCCGCGCCACGCTGCGCCGGCTGCGCAACGCGCGCACGGACGCCGCGGAGGAGATCCTGGCTCCGTTGACCGCCGCCCAGCGCGAGATGCTCGGCGGCCTGCTGAACACCCTGGCGGACGTCCCGCCGGACCGGAACTGCTGA
- a CDS encoding FAD-binding and (Fe-S)-binding domain-containing protein — MPQPKPGAPRPHAVTGPSPDRLPGHRAGGTPEPLRTELIALLGAEKVLWQVSDLVRYASDASPYRFVPQVVVVAEDIDDVSAVLSYAHGRQREVVFRAAGTSLNGQAQGEDILVDVRRHWSGIEVLEEGRRARIRPGTTVVRANAALARYGRILGPDPASAIACTLGGVVANNASGMTAGTTRNSYRTLSSLTLVLPSGTVVDTADPLADEELARAEPALCRGLMEIREEILADPALVARIRAKYEIKNTTGYRLDAYLDGATPVELLRGLAVGSEGTLGFISEVVFDTLPLDRSLCSALLFFPSLPAAAAAVPLFNDAGALAVELMDGNTLRASVSVAGVPADWAELPRETAALLVEFRAPDEAGRLAHERRAARVREGLDLVAPVASVTNAFTRDPGTIAGYWKARKAFVTAVGGARASGTTLITEDFAVPPSRLAEACEALLALQARHGFDAAVAGHAAHGNLHFLLAFDAADPADVERYAAFMDAFCRLTVERFDGSLKAEHSTGRNIAPFLELEWGPRATELMWRTKRIVDPDGVLAPRILLDRDPRAHLRGLKTIPEVEAPADPCIECGFCEPTCPSGDLTTTPRQRIVLRREMNRQQPGSPVLDELLASYGYDAVETCAGDSTCKLACPVGIDTGALMKDFRHRAHGPRQERAAALAARKFGAVETAARLAVAAADRITDLLGARLGDRLLEAVTASARTAAGRDLVPRWLPQVPGPAARAMPATRRVGAAAVYYPACVNRIFGGPAGRPGPSLPEAVVAVSERAGKPVWIPGDVHGTCCATIWHSKGYDDGNRVMANRIVEAAWGWTAGGRLPLVVDASSCTLGIAREVVPYLTDDNRALHRELTVVDSIVWAADELLPHLEVRRTTGSAVLHPTCSMRHLGDEAHLLAVAGACAEEVVVPDDAGCCAFAGDRGMLHPELTDSAAAREAAEVTARPFDAHLSANRMCEVGMDRATGRSYYSALLELEHATRP, encoded by the coding sequence ATGCCGCAACCGAAACCGGGGGCCCCGCGCCCGCACGCCGTCACCGGACCCTCGCCCGACCGGCTGCCCGGACACCGGGCCGGCGGCACCCCGGAGCCGCTGCGCACCGAGCTGATCGCCCTGCTCGGCGCGGAGAAGGTGCTGTGGCAGGTCTCGGACCTGGTGCGCTACGCCTCGGACGCCTCTCCGTACCGGTTCGTGCCCCAGGTCGTCGTGGTCGCCGAGGACATCGACGACGTCTCCGCAGTCCTCTCCTACGCCCACGGCCGGCAGCGCGAGGTGGTCTTCCGGGCCGCGGGCACCTCGCTCAACGGCCAGGCCCAGGGCGAGGACATCCTCGTGGACGTGCGCCGCCACTGGTCCGGCATCGAGGTGCTGGAGGAGGGCCGACGGGCCCGCATCCGCCCCGGCACCACCGTGGTGCGGGCCAATGCCGCCCTCGCCCGCTACGGCAGGATCCTCGGCCCCGACCCGGCCAGCGCCATCGCCTGCACCCTCGGCGGGGTCGTCGCCAACAACGCGTCCGGCATGACCGCGGGGACCACCAGGAACTCCTACCGGACGCTCTCCTCGCTGACCCTCGTACTGCCGTCCGGGACCGTCGTGGACACGGCCGACCCGCTCGCCGACGAGGAGCTCGCCCGCGCCGAACCGGCCCTGTGCCGGGGGCTGATGGAGATCAGGGAGGAGATCCTGGCCGACCCGGCCCTGGTCGCGCGCATCCGCGCCAAGTACGAGATCAAGAACACCACCGGCTACCGGCTCGACGCGTACCTCGACGGCGCCACGCCCGTCGAGCTCCTGCGCGGGCTGGCCGTCGGTTCGGAGGGCACCCTCGGCTTCATCTCCGAGGTCGTCTTCGACACCCTGCCGCTGGACCGCTCGCTCTGCTCCGCCCTGCTCTTCTTCCCCTCGCTGCCGGCGGCGGCCGCCGCGGTCCCCCTGTTCAACGACGCGGGCGCCCTCGCCGTCGAGCTGATGGACGGCAACACCCTGCGCGCCTCGGTCAGCGTCGCGGGCGTCCCCGCCGACTGGGCGGAGCTGCCCCGGGAGACGGCTGCGCTGCTGGTGGAGTTCCGCGCTCCGGACGAAGCCGGCCGCCTGGCCCACGAGCGGCGCGCGGCGCGGGTACGGGAGGGGCTCGACCTGGTGGCGCCCGTCGCCTCCGTCACCAACGCGTTCACCCGGGACCCGGGGACCATCGCCGGCTACTGGAAGGCCCGCAAGGCCTTCGTGACCGCAGTCGGCGGAGCCCGCGCCTCCGGCACCACGTTGATCACCGAGGACTTCGCCGTCCCGCCGTCCCGGCTGGCCGAGGCCTGCGAGGCCCTGCTCGCGCTCCAGGCGCGGCACGGCTTCGACGCGGCGGTCGCCGGTCACGCGGCCCACGGCAACCTGCACTTCCTGCTGGCGTTCGACGCGGCCGACCCCGCCGACGTGGAGCGGTACGCGGCCTTCATGGACGCCTTCTGCAGGCTCACCGTGGAGCGTTTCGACGGCTCGCTGAAGGCCGAGCACTCCACCGGGCGCAACATCGCGCCCTTCCTGGAGCTGGAGTGGGGCCCCCGGGCCACCGAACTGATGTGGCGCACCAAGCGGATCGTGGACCCCGACGGGGTGCTGGCCCCGCGCATCCTGCTGGACCGCGACCCGCGGGCGCATCTGCGCGGCCTCAAGACCATCCCGGAGGTGGAGGCGCCGGCGGACCCGTGCATCGAGTGCGGCTTCTGCGAACCGACCTGCCCGAGCGGCGATCTGACGACCACCCCGCGCCAGCGGATCGTGCTGCGCCGCGAGATGAACCGCCAGCAGCCGGGCTCCCCGGTGCTGGACGAGCTGCTGGCCTCGTACGGCTACGACGCGGTGGAGACCTGTGCCGGCGACTCCACCTGCAAGCTCGCCTGCCCGGTGGGGATCGACACCGGTGCGCTGATGAAGGACTTCCGCCACCGCGCACACGGGCCCCGTCAGGAGCGGGCCGCCGCGCTGGCCGCGCGTAAGTTCGGGGCCGTGGAGACGGCGGCGCGATTGGCCGTGGCCGCCGCCGACCGCATCACCGACCTGCTCGGCGCTCGGCTCGGGGACCGGCTCCTGGAGGCGGTGACGGCGTCCGCCCGCACGGCCGCGGGCCGGGACCTGGTGCCGCGGTGGCTGCCGCAGGTCCCCGGGCCCGCGGCGCGGGCGATGCCCGCCACGCGGCGGGTGGGCGCCGCGGCCGTGTACTACCCCGCCTGCGTCAACCGGATCTTCGGCGGCCCGGCCGGGCGCCCCGGGCCTTCGCTGCCCGAGGCCGTGGTGGCCGTGTCGGAGCGGGCCGGGAAGCCGGTGTGGATCCCCGGTGACGTGCACGGCACCTGCTGCGCGACGATCTGGCACTCCAAGGGGTACGACGACGGCAACCGGGTCATGGCCAACCGGATCGTCGAGGCCGCCTGGGGCTGGACGGCGGGCGGCCGGCTGCCGCTGGTCGTCGACGCCTCCTCCTGCACGCTGGGCATCGCGCGGGAGGTGGTCCCGTACCTGACCGACGACAACCGGGCGCTGCACCGCGAACTGACCGTCGTCGACTCGATCGTCTGGGCGGCGGACGAGCTGCTCCCGCACCTGGAGGTCAGGCGCACCACCGGCTCGGCGGTGCTCCATCCGACCTGCTCGATGCGGCACTTGGGCGACGAGGCGCACCTGCTCGCGGTGGCCGGGGCGTGCGCCGAGGAGGTGGTCGTCCCGGACGACGCGGGCTGCTGCGCGTTCGCGGGCGACCGGGGCATGCTGCATCCGGAGCTGACCGACTCGGCGGCGGCGCGGGAGGCGGCGGAGGTCACGGCGAGGCCCTTCGACGCGCACCTCTCGGCCAACCGCATGTGCGAGGTGGGCATGGACCGGGCCACCGGGCGGAGTTACTACTCGGCTCTGCTCGAACTGGAGCACGCGACCCGCCCCTGA
- the mltG gene encoding endolytic transglycosylase MltG, producing MRHEYRPPQNRSRLTRRGRLALFFGTLLAIGVATLIPVLRGGEEPEKPRQLVIPEGWRASRVYAAIDTALKLPPGSAKAAAAAGGSALPEEAKGNPEGYLFPATYPVTSKSTAAGLLAYMVETANRKLATPAVAAGGKALGMTPYQTATMASVIEAEADTPADMGKVARVVHNRLAKSMPLQMDSTINYALNRSTVDTKLSDTRIDSPFNSYERQGLPPTPIDSPGMAAMAAAVAPTPGNWLYFVTVKPGDTRFSATYEEHKKHVAEFNRLRAAAGRAAPAPTAH from the coding sequence ATGCGTCATGAGTACCGGCCGCCACAGAACCGCTCCCGGCTCACCCGTCGGGGCCGCCTGGCGCTCTTCTTCGGCACGCTGCTCGCGATCGGGGTCGCAACCCTGATCCCGGTGCTGCGGGGTGGAGAAGAGCCGGAGAAGCCGCGCCAGCTGGTGATCCCCGAGGGCTGGCGGGCCTCGCGGGTGTACGCGGCGATCGACACCGCGTTGAAGCTGCCGCCCGGCTCGGCCAAGGCCGCCGCGGCCGCGGGCGGGTCGGCCCTGCCGGAGGAGGCCAAGGGCAACCCCGAGGGCTACCTCTTCCCGGCGACGTACCCCGTGACCTCGAAGTCCACCGCGGCCGGGCTGCTCGCGTACATGGTGGAGACCGCCAACCGGAAGCTCGCCACCCCGGCCGTCGCCGCCGGTGGCAAGGCGCTCGGGATGACCCCGTACCAGACCGCCACGATGGCCAGCGTCATCGAGGCCGAGGCGGACACTCCGGCCGACATGGGCAAGGTCGCCCGCGTGGTGCACAACCGGCTGGCGAAATCGATGCCGCTGCAGATGGACTCGACCATCAACTACGCGCTGAACCGGAGCACCGTCGACACCAAGCTGAGCGACACCCGCATCGACAGCCCGTTCAACTCCTACGAGCGCCAGGGCCTGCCGCCGACGCCGATCGACAGTCCGGGGATGGCGGCCATGGCGGCGGCCGTCGCCCCGACGCCCGGGAACTGGCTGTACTTCGTCACCGTCAAGCCGGGGGACACCCGCTTCTCGGCGACGTACGAGGAGCACAAGAAGCACGTCGCGGAGTTCAACCGCCTGCGTGCCGCCGCCGGGCGGGCCGCTCCGGCCCCGACGGCGCACTGA
- a CDS encoding ABC transporter ATP-binding protein, with protein sequence MRPEEPKWTPSKESLDPDRPAPADQPRELRRIVALFRPYRGRLAVVGLLVGASSLVGVASPFLLKEILDVAIPQGRTGLLSLLALGMIATAVVTGVFGVLQTLISTTVGQRVMHDLRTAVYGQLQRMPLSFFTRTRTGEVQSRIANDIGGMQATVTSTATSLVSNLTAVIASVVAMLALDWRLTLVSLLLLPVFVWISRRVGRERKKITMQRQKQMAAMAATVTESLSVSGILLGRTMGRSDSLTDSFSAESEKLVGLEVRSSMAGRWRMSVIGIVMAAMPALIYWAAGIALQSGAPSLSVGTLVAFVTLQQGLFRPAVSLLSTGVQIQTSLALFTRIFEYLDLPVDITEREDPVRLERARGEVRLEGVDFAYDAKSGPALSDIDITVPAGGSLAVVGATGSGKSTLSYLVPRLYDVTGGRVVLDGVDVRDLDFDSLARSIGVVSQETYLFHASVGDNLRFAKPDATDEEITAAARAAQIHDHIASLPDGYDTLVGERGYRFSGGEKQRLAIARTILRDPPVLILDEATSALDTRTEHAVQQAIDNLSAGRTTITIAHRLSTVRDADQIVVLDAGRIAERGTHEELLQADGRYATLVRRDRDAAVTPEVPHKSTVEQGVQFAPVKV encoded by the coding sequence ATGCGCCCCGAAGAGCCGAAGTGGACCCCATCGAAAGAATCCCTCGATCCCGATCGCCCCGCCCCGGCCGACCAGCCGCGCGAGCTCCGGCGCATCGTCGCCCTGTTCCGTCCGTACCGCGGCCGGCTGGCCGTCGTCGGCCTGCTGGTCGGCGCCTCCTCGCTGGTCGGCGTCGCCTCGCCGTTCCTGCTCAAGGAGATCCTCGACGTCGCGATCCCGCAGGGCCGCACGGGCCTGCTCAGCCTGCTCGCGCTCGGGATGATCGCCACCGCCGTCGTCACCGGCGTCTTCGGCGTGCTGCAGACCCTGATATCCACCACGGTCGGCCAGCGGGTCATGCACGACCTGCGCACCGCCGTCTACGGACAGCTCCAGCGGATGCCGCTGTCCTTCTTCACCCGGACCCGCACCGGCGAGGTCCAGTCCCGCATCGCCAACGACATCGGCGGCATGCAGGCCACCGTGACCTCGACGGCGACCTCGCTCGTCTCCAACCTGACGGCCGTCATCGCCTCCGTCGTCGCCATGCTCGCGCTCGACTGGCGGCTCACCCTCGTCTCGTTGCTGCTGCTCCCCGTCTTCGTGTGGATCAGCCGGCGCGTCGGCCGTGAGCGCAAGAAGATCACGATGCAACGCCAGAAGCAGATGGCCGCGATGGCCGCGACCGTCACCGAGTCGCTGTCCGTCAGCGGCATCCTGCTCGGCCGGACCATGGGCCGCTCCGACTCGCTCACCGACTCCTTCTCCGCGGAGTCCGAGAAGCTGGTGGGCCTCGAAGTGCGCTCCAGCATGGCCGGTCGCTGGCGGATGTCGGTCATCGGCATCGTCATGGCCGCCATGCCGGCCCTCATCTACTGGGCCGCGGGCATAGCCCTCCAATCGGGCGCCCCCTCGCTCTCGGTCGGTACGCTCGTCGCCTTCGTCACACTCCAGCAGGGGCTTTTCCGGCCCGCCGTGAGCCTGCTGTCCACCGGTGTCCAGATCCAGACCTCGCTGGCCCTGTTCACCCGCATCTTCGAGTACCTCGACCTGCCCGTGGACATCACAGAGCGCGAGGACCCGGTGCGCCTGGAGCGCGCCCGGGGAGAGGTCCGGCTGGAAGGCGTGGACTTCGCCTACGACGCCAAGAGCGGGCCGGCCCTGAGCGACATCGACATCACCGTTCCGGCCGGCGGCTCCCTCGCCGTGGTCGGCGCCACCGGCTCGGGGAAGAGCACGCTCAGCTACCTGGTGCCGCGCCTCTACGACGTGACCGGGGGACGGGTGGTGCTCGACGGGGTCGACGTCCGCGACCTGGACTTCGACTCGCTGGCCCGTTCCATAGGCGTGGTCTCCCAGGAGACCTACCTCTTCCACGCCTCGGTCGGGGACAACCTGCGCTTCGCCAAGCCGGACGCCACCGACGAGGAGATCACCGCAGCGGCCCGCGCCGCCCAGATCCACGATCACATCGCCTCCCTGCCCGACGGGTACGACACCCTGGTGGGCGAGCGCGGCTACCGGTTCTCCGGCGGCGAGAAGCAGCGCCTGGCCATCGCGCGCACCATCCTGCGCGACCCGCCGGTGCTGATCCTGGACGAGGCCACCAGTGCCCTGGACACCCGCACCGAGCACGCCGTGCAGCAGGCCATCGACAACCTCTCCGCAGGTCGGACCACCATCACCATCGCGCACCGCCTCTCCACCGTCCGCGACGCCGACCAGATCGTGGTCCTGGACGCCGGACGCATAGCCGAGCGCGGTACGCACGAGGAACTGCTGCAGGCCGACGGCCGGTACGCGACCCTGGTCCGCCGTGACCGGGACGCCGCCGTGACGCCCGAGGTGCCGCACAAGAGCACGGTGGAGCAGGGTGTCCAGTTCGCTCCGGTAAAAGTGTGA